In one Trichosurus vulpecula isolate mTriVul1 chromosome 8, mTriVul1.pri, whole genome shotgun sequence genomic region, the following are encoded:
- the LOC118828853 gene encoding L-lactate dehydrogenase A chain-like — MACAISILTKDLADELALDDVIGDKLKGEMMDLQHGTLFLKMSKIVSGKDYGVTAHSKLVTVTAGACQQEGESCLNLVQHNVNIFKFIIPNIVKYSPNCKLLIVSNPVAILTYVAWKLSGFPKNHVIGSGCNLDSAHFRYLMGERFGVHSSSCHGWVLGEHGDSSVPVWSGVNVAGVSLKNLHPSLGSDADSENWKDVHKQVVESAYEVIKLKGYTSWAIGLSVADLAESIMKNLRRVHPISTMIKGLYGINEDVFLSVPCILGQNSISDVVKVNLNPEEESRLKKSTDTLWGIQKELQF, encoded by the coding sequence ATGGCATGTGCCATCAGTATTTTAACAAAGGATTTGGCTGATGAACTTGCCCTAGATGATGTAATAGGAGACAAACTAAAGGGAGAGATGATGGATCTCCAACATGGCACCCTTTTCCTCAAAATGTCAAAGATTGTTTCTGGCAAAGACTACGGTGTGACTGCACACTCAAAACTGGTCACTGTTACAGCTGGAGCATGTCAACAGGAGGGAGAAAGTTGTCTTAATTTGGTCCAGCATAATGTGAATATCTTTAAATTCATCATTCCCAATATTGTTAAATACAGCCCTAATTGCAAGCTGCTTAttgtttccaatccagtggctaTTTTGACATATGTGGCCTGGAAGCTAAGTGGCTTTCCTAAAAATCATGTTATTGGAAGTGGTTGCAATCTGGATTCTGCCCATTTCCGTTACCTAATGGGGGAGAGATTTGGTGTCCATTCTTCAAGTTGTCATGGATGGGTCCTTGGGGAACATGGAGACTCCAGTGTTCCTGTATGGAGTGGTGTCAATGTTGCTGGTGTGTCTCTGAagaatcttcatccttctttggGAAGTGATGCTGATTCAGAGAATTGGAAAGATGTTCATAAACAGGTGGTTGAAAGTGCTTATGAGGTGATCAAGCTGAAGGGCTACACTTCCTGGGCCATTGGCTTGTCTGTGGCAGATCTGGCAGAAAGCATTATGAAGAATCTTAGGAGAGTGCATCCTATTTCCACCATGATTAAGGGCCTATATGGCATCAATGAGGATGTCTTCCTTAGTGTCCCATGTATCTTGGGGCAGAATAGCATTTCAGATGTGGTGAAGGTAAATCTGAATCCGGAGGAGGAGAGCCGTTTAAAGAAGAGCACAGATACTCTTTGGGGAATCCAGAAGGAGCTgcaattttaa